The proteins below are encoded in one region of Bremerella sp. P1:
- a CDS encoding MarR family winged helix-turn-helix transcriptional regulator gives MNWKKDDLLCFHLGVAMRKISRIYADGLAAYEVTPAQLFMLSCLECQNGQKPSELAEEVHLDASSMTGLLDRTEKAQLIRRMRDPADRRALRIYLTPQGQETLQRLKPVITQLQEKVHEDFFGGYSEEQVSCFLEILRNAGSSLDRPS, from the coding sequence ATGAATTGGAAAAAAGACGACCTGCTCTGCTTTCATCTCGGCGTAGCGATGCGAAAGATTTCGCGAATTTACGCCGACGGTTTGGCAGCGTACGAAGTTACCCCAGCCCAACTGTTTATGCTTTCTTGTCTTGAGTGCCAAAACGGACAAAAGCCAAGTGAACTGGCGGAAGAGGTCCACTTGGATGCCAGTAGCATGACAGGCCTTTTGGATCGTACGGAAAAGGCGCAGCTGATTCGCCGCATGCGAGATCCAGCTGACCGGCGCGCGTTGCGGATTTACCTGACGCCGCAAGGCCAAGAGACGCTGCAGCGACTCAAGCCGGTCATTACCCAGCTACAGGAAAAGGTTCACGAGGACTTCTTTGGCGGTTACAGCGAAGAGCAAGTTTCGTGCTTCTTGGAGATACTCCGCAATGCGGGCTCTTCCCTTGATCGACCTAGCTAG
- a CDS encoding FdhF/YdeP family oxidoreductase, with amino-acid sequence MKKPTSGGGWQAIRYTFQKARESGGYWKFWKAMRSKNACKTCALGMGGQKGGMVNEEGSFPEVCKKSMQAMAADMQGAIPEDFWKTYSIAQLKKFTPYQMEHAGRLTQPMLWEEGTQNYRPISWEDALGRVVNKLKSLAADETFWYFSGRSSMEAGFLLQLFARLYGTNNVNNCSYYCHQASGVGLANTVGSGTATIVLDDVEHADLVFLIGGNPASNHPRLMSTLKQVRRRGGEVIVINPVIETGLVNFRVPSDPISLLFGTKIATLYVQPDIGGDLALLYGIAKRVLELGGQDQEFLDNHCENTAEWIEFLKNLPWEEIEAKSGVGKLKIEDIAQRYIKAKRVIFSWTMGITHHAHGVNNVQAIAGLAAVRGMVGKPGCGLMPIRGHSNVQGIGSVGVTPTLKQAIFDGLEKEYGVQLPTTPGLDTLGCMEDAHSGKLKMGFCLGGNLYGSNPDLAFAAESIQSLDTMVYLSTTLNTGHAHGLAKETIILPVLARDEEPYQSTQESMFNYVRMSDGGPRRLDGPRGEVDVIASIGEGVLEDRTPIDWKSMQDTNKIRAALAKVVPGFEKIAHIDKTKEEFQIDGRTFHTPKFPTPSGRLILHHDEIPELKGTGKNELRLMTVRSEGQFNTVVYEEYDIYRGIDRRDVIVLHPDDCKRLGVAAGQKVIIKSNIGQIDNFVVHEFTDIKPGNALMYYPEANTLVSRTADPKSKTPAFKGVVVTVRPA; translated from the coding sequence ATGAAAAAGCCAACCAGTGGCGGCGGCTGGCAAGCGATCCGGTACACCTTTCAGAAAGCTCGCGAGTCGGGCGGGTACTGGAAGTTCTGGAAAGCCATGCGGAGTAAGAATGCGTGCAAGACCTGCGCACTGGGCATGGGCGGCCAAAAGGGAGGCATGGTCAACGAGGAAGGCTCGTTCCCGGAAGTCTGTAAGAAGTCGATGCAGGCCATGGCCGCCGACATGCAGGGTGCCATTCCGGAAGACTTCTGGAAGACCTACAGCATCGCTCAACTCAAGAAGTTCACTCCTTACCAGATGGAGCATGCGGGCCGCCTTACGCAGCCGATGCTATGGGAGGAAGGCACCCAGAACTATCGCCCTATCTCATGGGAAGATGCCCTGGGTAGGGTCGTGAACAAACTGAAGTCGCTGGCCGCCGACGAAACCTTTTGGTACTTCAGTGGCCGCAGCAGCATGGAAGCAGGATTTCTGCTGCAGCTTTTCGCGCGTCTATATGGCACCAATAACGTCAATAACTGCAGCTACTACTGCCACCAGGCCAGCGGTGTCGGACTGGCCAATACCGTCGGTAGTGGCACCGCCACGATCGTGCTTGATGACGTGGAGCACGCCGACCTTGTGTTTCTGATCGGTGGTAACCCGGCCAGCAATCACCCGCGGCTCATGTCGACACTCAAACAAGTTCGTCGGCGTGGTGGCGAGGTGATCGTCATCAATCCCGTCATTGAAACAGGCTTGGTCAACTTCCGCGTGCCGAGCGATCCAATCAGCCTGTTGTTTGGCACCAAGATCGCGACACTCTACGTTCAACCCGACATCGGTGGAGACCTCGCCCTGCTCTACGGCATCGCCAAGCGCGTGCTGGAATTGGGGGGACAAGACCAAGAGTTCCTCGACAACCACTGCGAGAATACGGCCGAGTGGATCGAGTTTTTGAAGAACCTCCCGTGGGAAGAAATCGAAGCGAAGTCCGGCGTCGGCAAGCTGAAGATCGAGGACATCGCCCAGCGCTACATCAAAGCGAAACGTGTCATCTTCAGCTGGACGATGGGCATCACCCATCATGCCCACGGCGTGAACAATGTTCAGGCCATTGCCGGGCTGGCCGCCGTGCGTGGCATGGTCGGCAAGCCTGGTTGCGGCTTGATGCCAATCCGCGGGCACTCCAACGTGCAAGGGATTGGTTCAGTCGGTGTTACGCCGACGCTGAAACAAGCCATCTTCGATGGGCTCGAAAAGGAATACGGCGTTCAGCTTCCCACTACGCCGGGCCTTGATACGCTGGGCTGCATGGAAGATGCCCACTCGGGCAAGCTGAAAATGGGCTTCTGCCTGGGTGGCAATCTCTACGGCAGTAACCCCGACCTGGCCTTCGCGGCAGAGTCGATCCAAAGCCTCGATACGATGGTCTACTTGAGCACGACGCTGAACACCGGACACGCGCATGGCCTGGCCAAGGAGACGATCATCCTGCCGGTGTTGGCTCGCGATGAAGAGCCTTACCAGTCGACCCAGGAATCGATGTTCAATTACGTCCGCATGTCGGACGGCGGACCACGCCGACTGGACGGCCCACGGGGTGAAGTCGACGTGATTGCTTCGATTGGGGAAGGAGTTCTTGAGGATCGTACTCCCATCGATTGGAAATCGATGCAAGACACGAACAAGATTCGTGCTGCCCTGGCGAAGGTGGTGCCTGGCTTTGAAAAGATCGCCCATATCGACAAAACCAAAGAAGAATTTCAAATCGACGGGCGAACCTTCCACACGCCCAAATTTCCTACGCCCAGCGGGCGACTGATCTTGCATCACGATGAGATCCCTGAGCTAAAAGGGACCGGAAAAAACGAACTTCGGTTGATGACGGTGCGTAGTGAGGGGCAATTCAATACTGTGGTGTATGAAGAATACGACATCTATCGCGGCATCGACCGACGGGATGTCATCGTGCTTCACCCTGATGACTGCAAGCGTCTGGGCGTTGCCGCAGGCCAGAAAGTGATTATCAAGTCGAATATCGGTCAGATCGACAATTTCGTCGTTCACGAGTTTACCGACATCAAACCAGGAAACGCCTTGATGTATTACCCGGAAGCCAATACCCTCGTTTCCCGAACGGCCGATCCCAAATCGAAAACGCCTGCGTTCAAGGGAGTCGTGGTGACCGTTCGCCCCGCTTAG
- the cysN gene encoding sulfate adenylyltransferase subunit CysN, with translation MSHKSDLIATDINAYLAQHEKKELLRFLTCGSVDDGKSTLLGKLLIESKAAYEDQLAAIEKESATHGTVGGEIDPALLTDGLKEEREQGITIDVAYRYFSTAKRKFIVADTPGHEQYTRNMATGASTADLAIILIDARQGVLTQTKRHSFITSLLGIRHIVVAINKMDLVDYSQEVFEKIKQDYIDFAAKMSADDVHFIPLSALKGDNLVEKSEKMPWYEGATLMHMLENLYIGSDRNLQDFRFPVQLVNRPDLNFRGFCGTVASGTIRPGEEVMVLPSKKTSKVKRIVTMDGDVEEAYPPMSVTLTFEDEIDCSRGDIIVRPGNRPKVDDKFDAMVVWMADEPLVPGKQYFVKHTTKMMTGTVSRVRYNVDVNTLHREDTPALKLNEIGRCSIKLNQPVSYDPYAKNKTTGAFILIDYMSNRTVGAGMIIDRDATDTDELWDVEGDETLQSTKGNVSADERAARFGQKPATLLLTGLTGAGKTTIAYALERRLFDEGKTSVVLDGQNLRRGISKDLGYTAEQRSENLRRGSEIARMLNDSGMLCIAAFLAPNAEVRQRASEVVGSDRFLTVYLSAPIEVCREREDSGMYAKADSGEIANFPGVSYEYEAPENADLVLPTHELSVDECVDKIYEMLQTRGMID, from the coding sequence ATGTCTCACAAATCTGACCTGATCGCGACCGACATTAATGCTTATCTCGCTCAGCACGAGAAGAAGGAACTGCTGCGATTTTTGACATGCGGTAGTGTCGACGACGGGAAGAGTACGCTGCTGGGCAAGCTGCTTATCGAATCGAAAGCGGCTTACGAAGATCAGTTGGCGGCCATCGAAAAGGAATCGGCCACGCATGGTACGGTCGGTGGCGAGATCGACCCGGCACTTTTGACCGACGGTTTGAAAGAAGAACGCGAGCAGGGGATCACGATCGACGTGGCCTATCGTTACTTCTCGACCGCTAAACGAAAGTTCATCGTTGCCGATACGCCAGGTCACGAGCAATATACCCGCAACATGGCCACCGGTGCTTCAACCGCCGACCTGGCCATCATTCTGATCGATGCTCGCCAAGGCGTGCTGACTCAAACCAAGCGGCATAGCTTCATCACTTCGCTGCTGGGTATTCGCCATATCGTGGTGGCGATCAACAAGATGGACCTGGTCGATTACAGCCAGGAAGTGTTCGAGAAGATCAAGCAAGATTACATCGACTTCGCTGCTAAGATGTCGGCCGACGATGTCCACTTCATTCCGCTCTCGGCCCTCAAGGGGGACAACCTGGTTGAGAAGAGCGAGAAGATGCCGTGGTACGAAGGCGCCACGCTGATGCACATGCTCGAGAACCTGTACATCGGTTCCGACCGCAACCTGCAAGACTTCCGCTTTCCAGTGCAGTTGGTCAACCGACCTGACCTCAACTTCCGTGGTTTCTGCGGGACGGTCGCGTCCGGTACGATTCGCCCAGGCGAAGAGGTCATGGTCCTGCCGTCGAAGAAGACGAGCAAGGTGAAACGCATTGTCACAATGGATGGCGATGTCGAAGAAGCCTATCCGCCGATGTCGGTCACCTTGACCTTCGAGGATGAAATCGACTGTAGCCGCGGTGACATCATCGTGCGTCCTGGCAACCGCCCGAAAGTCGACGACAAGTTCGACGCGATGGTGGTTTGGATGGCGGACGAGCCGCTGGTGCCGGGTAAGCAGTACTTCGTTAAACACACGACGAAGATGATGACCGGTACCGTCTCGCGGGTTCGTTACAACGTCGACGTGAATACGCTTCATCGCGAAGACACGCCGGCCCTGAAGCTCAACGAAATCGGTCGGTGCAGTATCAAGCTGAATCAACCGGTCTCGTACGACCCGTACGCAAAGAACAAGACGACCGGTGCGTTCATTCTGATCGACTATATGAGCAACCGCACCGTGGGTGCCGGGATGATCATCGATCGCGATGCCACCGATACGGACGAACTGTGGGACGTGGAAGGGGACGAGACCCTGCAGAGCACCAAGGGGAACGTTTCCGCCGACGAACGAGCAGCTCGCTTTGGTCAGAAGCCAGCGACCTTGCTGCTCACCGGTTTGACTGGTGCCGGCAAAACCACGATTGCCTATGCTTTGGAACGTCGACTGTTCGACGAAGGGAAGACGAGCGTCGTTCTCGATGGCCAGAACCTCCGTCGCGGTATCAGCAAGGATCTGGGCTACACCGCCGAGCAGCGTAGCGAAAATCTGCGTCGCGGTAGCGAGATTGCCCGGATGCTTAACGACTCTGGCATGCTTTGTATTGCGGCCTTCCTGGCGCCCAATGCCGAAGTTCGCCAGCGAGCCAGCGAAGTGGTTGGTTCCGATCGTTTCCTGACGGTCTATCTCTCGGCTCCGATCGAAGTTTGCCGCGAACGAGAAGACTCGGGCATGTACGCCAAAGCGGACAGTGGCGAGATCGCCAACTTCCCAGGCGTCAGCTACGAGTATGAAGCTCCTGAAAATGCCGACCTGGTTCTCCCCACGCACGAGCTAAGCGTGGACGAGTGCGTCGACAAGATTTACGAGATGCTGCAAACCCGCGGCATGATCGATTAA
- a CDS encoding DinB family protein, translating to MSMIERLQHQLESARGFTTRILGDFQKPEDWVAQVCNQSNHALWFIGHMATTDNFFISLLAPEKAETKENYQEMFGLGSTPSPKLEDYPPIEEVRGYMDERRQVLLKILGSLSDDDLATKTPDGTPDFLADYGQVFETAIWHEGLHSGQLTMVRRSLGHQPAMTPPPSTPGV from the coding sequence ATGTCCATGATCGAGCGTCTACAACATCAACTTGAGTCGGCCCGCGGCTTCACGACAAGAATCCTGGGAGACTTCCAAAAGCCGGAGGATTGGGTGGCGCAGGTCTGCAATCAGAGCAACCATGCCCTGTGGTTTATTGGTCACATGGCCACGACCGACAACTTTTTCATTTCGCTATTAGCCCCAGAGAAAGCGGAGACAAAAGAGAATTATCAAGAGATGTTCGGTTTGGGCTCGACCCCATCCCCCAAGCTGGAAGATTACCCGCCGATCGAAGAAGTCCGAGGGTACATGGACGAGCGACGCCAGGTACTTCTCAAGATACTGGGATCACTGAGCGACGATGACCTGGCGACGAAAACACCGGACGGTACGCCTGACTTCCTGGCAGACTACGGGCAAGTGTTCGAGACCGCCATCTGGCACGAAGGCCTGCACAGTGGGCAGCTCACCATGGTCCGTCGCTCGCTAGGCCATCAGCCGGCAATGACTCCGCCGCCGAGCACACCAGGGGTTTAA
- the cysD gene encoding sulfate adenylyltransferase subunit CysD codes for MSSYQITHLKQLEAESIHIIREVAAEFENPVMLYSVGKDSSVMVQLALKAFYPAKPPFPLMHVDTTWKFKEMIQFREDYARNELGLDLIVHINEEGKKVGIDPFEDSVRHTDLMKTVSLKQALDKYKFDAAFGGARRDEEKSRAKERVFSFRDKNHRWDPKNQRPELWNLYNTKVNKGESIRVFPLSNWTELDVWQYIHLEKIPIVPLYYSAKRPVVWRNDMWIMVDDDRINLQPGEKVEEKMVRFRTLGCYPLTGAVESEADTLPEIIQEMLLTTTSERQGRAIDKDQGASMQKKKEEGYF; via the coding sequence ATGTCCAGTTATCAGATTACGCATCTCAAACAACTGGAAGCAGAAAGCATCCACATCATCCGCGAGGTCGCGGCTGAGTTTGAGAACCCGGTGATGTTGTATTCCGTCGGAAAAGACTCTTCCGTCATGGTTCAACTGGCCCTGAAGGCCTTCTATCCGGCCAAGCCCCCGTTTCCTTTGATGCATGTCGACACGACGTGGAAGTTCAAGGAAATGATTCAGTTCCGCGAAGATTATGCTCGCAACGAACTGGGGCTCGATTTGATCGTGCATATCAACGAAGAAGGCAAAAAGGTCGGAATCGATCCGTTCGAGGACAGTGTCCGCCATACCGACTTGATGAAGACGGTCTCGCTGAAGCAGGCACTCGACAAGTACAAGTTCGACGCCGCGTTTGGTGGCGCCCGTCGCGACGAAGAGAAGTCGCGAGCCAAAGAACGTGTCTTCTCGTTCCGTGATAAGAACCACCGCTGGGATCCGAAGAATCAGCGTCCCGAACTGTGGAACCTGTACAACACCAAGGTGAACAAAGGGGAAAGCATTCGCGTGTTCCCCCTTTCCAACTGGACGGAACTCGACGTCTGGCAATACATCCACCTGGAAAAGATTCCGATCGTGCCGTTGTATTACTCGGCCAAGCGCCCCGTCGTATGGCGAAACGATATGTGGATCATGGTCGACGACGACCGCATCAACCTTCAGCCCGGCGAGAAGGTGGAAGAGAAGATGGTTCGCTTCCGTACGCTTGGCTGCTATCCGCTGACTGGTGCGGTGGAATCGGAAGCCGATACGCTTCCCGAAATCATTCAGGAAATGCTTCTGACGACCACCTCCGAACGCCAAGGCCGCGCGATCGACAAGGATCAGGGCGCCTCGATGCAGAAGAAGAAGGAAGAGGGTTACTTCTAA
- a CDS encoding metal-dependent transcriptional regulator — protein sequence MPSLTIENYVKAIYQIALQAPEKAASTGEIAIALEVSPGTVTSMLKTLSETGLASYTKYEGVRLTESGRKLALRVLRRHRLIELFLVHTLDLAWDEVHEEAENMEHAVSDFLVDRIDQFLGYPSSDPHGDPIPTADGKIRTEQGVKLTQWEPGKPFRLVRVMDQSSDFLRYLSEESLQPGCEAKLISSRVEAGIVTIEIEGRTTALGLEAAEKLMVAAVS from the coding sequence ATGCCCAGTTTGACGATTGAGAACTACGTAAAAGCGATCTATCAGATTGCGCTTCAGGCACCGGAAAAGGCGGCCTCGACCGGTGAAATCGCGATTGCCCTGGAAGTCTCGCCGGGGACGGTCACTAGCATGCTGAAGACCCTCAGCGAGACCGGTCTGGCCTCGTACACCAAGTACGAAGGGGTTCGTCTGACCGAGAGTGGCCGCAAGCTGGCGTTGCGTGTGCTGCGTCGCCACCGATTGATCGAGCTGTTTCTGGTGCACACCCTCGACCTGGCGTGGGACGAAGTCCACGAAGAGGCTGAGAACATGGAGCATGCCGTCAGCGATTTCCTGGTCGATCGGATCGATCAGTTTCTGGGGTATCCTTCGTCCGACCCGCATGGCGATCCCATTCCGACGGCCGACGGAAAGATTCGCACCGAACAAGGCGTCAAGCTCACCCAGTGGGAGCCTGGCAAGCCGTTTCGCCTGGTACGCGTGATGGACCAAAGCTCGGACTTCCTGCGTTACCTCAGCGAAGAGTCGCTCCAGCCAGGCTGCGAAGCGAAGCTGATCAGCAGCCGAGTGGAAGCGGGCATCGTCACCATCGAAATCGAGGGCCGCACCACGGCGCTGGGATTGGAAGCGGCCGAAAAGCTGATGGTCGCCGCCGTCAGTTAA
- a CDS encoding DinB family protein, with protein sequence MTEPAPFQRYLDLAPEENCAIALQIQHEQEFPKFQLATEEQASIVHPPYQWTIKEVVGHLSDTERVFAYRALRFARGDTTPLPGFDQDAYMLTANFNERSYEELVQELNWVRQTTVELFHTLPSDAFEREGTASGFSWTVRNLGRCCVGHMRHHLEIVQRRVSAA encoded by the coding sequence ATGACGGAACCTGCACCGTTTCAGCGTTATTTGGACTTGGCTCCGGAAGAGAACTGCGCGATCGCTTTGCAGATTCAACACGAGCAAGAATTCCCCAAATTCCAGCTCGCTACCGAAGAGCAAGCCAGTATCGTCCATCCCCCGTATCAGTGGACCATCAAAGAAGTCGTGGGACATTTAAGCGATACGGAACGTGTTTTCGCGTATCGCGCCCTTCGCTTTGCACGTGGCGACACGACACCGCTGCCTGGTTTCGATCAGGACGCGTACATGCTGACGGCCAATTTCAACGAGCGGTCGTATGAAGAACTGGTCCAGGAACTGAATTGGGTACGCCAGACAACCGTTGAGTTGTTTCACACGTTGCCATCGGATGCGTTCGAGCGAGAAGGCACCGCCAGCGGCTTTTCCTGGACGGTCCGCAATCTGGGCCGCTGCTGCGTGGGGCATATGAGGCATCACCTGGAGATTGTGCAGCGACGGGTCAGCGCAGCGTAG
- the rsmG gene encoding 16S rRNA (guanine(527)-N(7))-methyltransferase RsmG — translation MSEDGSPSATLEDALQKYGAPLPAEIRDQLQRYVDVLWEINKSLNLTRHTDYDKFVARDLIDSLALAGQLKPNEEILDMGSGGGVPGIVIAILRPDVRVTLCDSVGKKAHAMQAIVEQLDLEVPVYHNRAEEILEDLSFDAVVCRAVAPMKKLLTWLDGHWLAAGRLLTIKGGRWLEEVKEARHHGVTKGVEIRNAHEYETPGNDHPSVIVKVWPKGRKEP, via the coding sequence ATGAGCGAAGACGGTTCCCCCAGCGCCACTCTTGAAGATGCCCTGCAAAAGTATGGGGCTCCTCTGCCTGCGGAAATCCGCGATCAACTTCAGCGGTACGTCGATGTGCTGTGGGAGATCAACAAGTCGCTGAATCTGACTCGGCATACCGACTACGACAAGTTCGTTGCCCGCGATTTGATCGACAGCTTAGCATTGGCCGGCCAATTGAAGCCCAACGAAGAGATCCTCGACATGGGCAGTGGCGGGGGCGTTCCGGGCATCGTGATCGCGATCCTGCGGCCAGACGTTCGTGTCACACTGTGTGATTCGGTGGGCAAGAAAGCGCACGCGATGCAGGCCATCGTTGAGCAGCTCGATCTCGAGGTTCCCGTTTACCACAATCGAGCGGAAGAGATCCTCGAAGACCTCAGCTTCGATGCGGTCGTATGCCGTGCGGTTGCGCCGATGAAGAAGCTGCTGACGTGGCTCGATGGGCATTGGCTAGCTGCTGGCCGGCTGCTGACGATCAAAGGTGGCCGCTGGCTCGAAGAAGTGAAAGAAGCCCGTCATCATGGCGTGACTAAGGGGGTTGAGATCCGCAACGCCCACGAATACGAGACGCCCGGCAATGATCACCCAAGCGTGATCGTAAAAGTTTGGCCGAAAGGTCGCAAAGAGCCTTAA
- a CDS encoding glucose 1-dehydrogenase, giving the protein MKAIAVKPGTPNSVHLRDIPEPSLDKFPNGKGVLVKVLKVGVDATDKEINEALYGNAPPGDDFMVIGHESFGIVEAVGPNVTRFKPGDYVTATVRRPGGSIYDKIGTYDMTSEETYYERGINLLHGYLTEKFVDEEDYIIRVPQGLTHLHVLMEPMSCAAKAVHQAYEVQRRMKVWSPKVAWVMGAGQIGLLTTLCLRLRSLQVSTIARSPGPHLKQEITEGMEANYVSTKNTDLDELVKKTGRPDIIVDATGSSIIAFESMKYLGLNGVLVFTSVTGDSDKHELPTSKINLEWVLGNKLLLGSVNANRDHFEMGIKDLALGEMMYPGVTEKILTNPVDGLDNYAEMMRLLVEDSSALKVYVNVASE; this is encoded by the coding sequence ATGAAGGCGATTGCGGTTAAACCCGGGACCCCCAACAGCGTTCATCTTCGTGATATTCCTGAACCCTCCCTCGATAAGTTCCCCAACGGCAAGGGCGTGCTGGTCAAGGTGCTTAAAGTTGGGGTTGATGCGACCGACAAAGAAATCAACGAAGCCCTTTACGGAAACGCGCCTCCAGGGGACGACTTCATGGTGATCGGTCACGAGTCATTCGGCATCGTCGAAGCCGTCGGCCCGAACGTGACGCGGTTCAAGCCAGGTGACTATGTGACCGCCACGGTTCGTCGTCCCGGTGGTTCGATCTACGACAAGATCGGCACCTACGACATGACCAGCGAGGAAACCTACTACGAGCGCGGTATCAACCTGCTGCACGGTTACCTCACTGAGAAGTTCGTCGACGAAGAAGACTACATTATTCGCGTCCCGCAAGGTTTGACTCACCTGCACGTCTTGATGGAGCCCATGAGCTGTGCTGCTAAGGCCGTGCATCAGGCTTATGAAGTGCAGCGTCGTATGAAGGTCTGGAGCCCTAAGGTTGCCTGGGTGATGGGTGCCGGCCAGATTGGCTTGCTCACCACGCTTTGCCTACGCCTTCGTAGTCTGCAGGTCAGCACGATTGCCCGCTCCCCTGGCCCGCATCTCAAGCAAGAGATCACCGAGGGAATGGAAGCGAACTACGTCAGCACCAAGAACACCGACCTGGACGAATTGGTCAAGAAGACTGGTCGCCCGGACATCATCGTCGACGCCACCGGTAGCAGCATCATCGCTTTCGAGAGCATGAAGTACCTGGGGCTTAACGGCGTGCTGGTCTTCACCAGTGTGACCGGCGACAGCGACAAGCACGAGCTGCCGACCTCGAAGATTAACCTGGAATGGGTTTTGGGTAACAAGCTGCTCTTGGGTAGTGTGAACGCCAACCGCGACCACTTCGAGATGGGTATCAAGGACCTGGCCCTGGGCGAAATGATGTACCCTGGCGTCACGGAAAAGATCCTGACCAACCCGGTCGACGGCTTGGACAACTACGCTGAAATGATGCGACTGCTGGTCGAGGACAGCTCGGCGCTCAAGGTTTACGTGAACGTCGCTTCCGAATAA